In the Heteronotia binoei isolate CCM8104 ecotype False Entrance Well chromosome 13, APGP_CSIRO_Hbin_v1, whole genome shotgun sequence genome, one interval contains:
- the LOC132581871 gene encoding olfactory receptor 13H1-like encodes MGAPNGTLVTEFILIGLSEHPRVQVVFFCFFLTAYLVSILGNGLIIILIVADPQLHTPMYFFLCVLSSIDLIISNNTVPEVLANCFLYMPTISFYRCLVQMYVGMILFSTETILLAIMAYDRYAAICQPLHYMQIMSWTFCINLVASTVALSFLITFITVLLQPTDFCGHYIINHFACEIQSFLKLACFDKHTSKVFVHVSSQFLLIPPFGFIVVTYGRIGFAVMRIRSAQGRKKAFSTCSSHLTVVSIFYGALMVMYVKPQQKFLSEEEKIVSVMYGALTPMLNPLIYSLRNRDVKAAFWKVIGGKISK; translated from the coding sequence ATGGGAGCTCCAAATGGGACACTGGTGACTGAATTCATCTTGATTGGATTATCCGAACATCCCAGAGTACAGGTTgtgttcttctgcttcttcttaacAGCATACCTTGTCAGCATTCTTGGCAATGGTCTCATCATCATATTGATTGTTGCTGATCCCCAGCTTCATACTCCCATGTATTtctttctctgtgtcctctcgTCGATCGACCTCATCATCAGCAATAACACTGTTCCTGAGGTCTTGGCCAACTGCTTCCTTTACATGCCCACTATCTCCTTCTACAGATGTCTGGTCCAGATGTATGTTGGTATGATCCTTTTCTCAACAGAAACAATTCTGCTGGCCATCATGGCATATGACCGCTATGCAGCTATATGCCAGCCCCTACACTATATGCAGATCATGAGCTGGACATTCTGCATCAACCTGGTGGCTTCAACTGTAGCCCTCTCCTTCCTGATAACTTTCATCACAGTGCTGTTGCAGCCAACTGATTTCTGTGGCCACTACATCATCAATCATTTTGCATGTGAGATACAGTCTTTTCTCAAGTTGGCTTGCTTCGACAAACATACTAGTAAGGTCTTTGTGCATGTTTCCAGCCAGTTCCTCCTAATACCACCCTTTGGTTTCATTGTTGTGACATACGGGCGCATAGGTTTCGCCGTAATGCGCATCCGCTCAGCACAGGGTCGCAAGAAAGCCTTCTCCACGTGTAGTTCTCACCTCACTGTGGTCAGTATCTTCTACGGTGCCCTCATGGTCATGTACGTGAAGCCCCAACAGAaatttctttctgaagaggaaaAAATTGTTTCTGTAATGTATGGGGCTCTAACTCCCATGCTCAATCCACTCATCTACAGTTTGAGGAACAGGGATGTGAAGGCAGCTTTCTGGAAAGTGATTGGAGGAAAAATTTCAAAATGA
- the LOC132581869 gene encoding olfactory receptor 13H1-like, whose translation MGTTNETMVTDFVLIGLSEHPSAQAVFFWFLLMAYLISLLGNSLIIMLSIADPRLHNPMYFFLCILSWIDLIITNNTIPEVLANSFLYMPTISFHRCLAQMYIGLLLVSTECVLLAIMAYDRYAAICQPLHYMQIMSWKLCVSLVVASVALSVLITLITVLLQPTAFCGNYIINHFVCELQSFLKLACSDTHVSKLFMQITSLLILIPPFGFIVVTYVRIGSTVLRIRSTQGRKKAFSTCSSHLTVVSIFYGAIMIMYLKPQQKSPSEEEKIISVIYGALTPMLNPLIYSLRNRDVKGAFWKAVGRKM comes from the coding sequence ATGGGAACTACTAATGAGACGATGGTGACAGACTTCGTCTTGATTGGGTTATCTGAACACCCCAGTGCACAGGCTGTGTTCTTTTGGTTCCTCTTGATGGCATACCTCATCAGCCTTCTTGGCAACAGCCTCATCATCATGTTGAGTATTGCTGACCCCCGGCTCCATAATCCCATGTATTTCTTTCTCTGCATCCTCTCTTGGATTGATCTCATCATCACCAACAACACCATTCCCGAGGTCTTGGCCAACAGCTTCCTGTACATGCCCACCATCTCCTTCCACAGATGCCTGGCCCAGATGTACATCGGTCTGTTGCTCGTCTCAACAGAATGTGTCCTGCTGGCCATCATGGCCTATGACCGCTATGCCGCTATATGCCAGCCCCTCCACTATATGCAGATCATGAGCTGGAAACTTTGTGTCAGTCTAGTGGTTGCGTCCGTGGCCCTCTCTGTCCTGATAACCCTTATCACAGTGTTGTTGCAGCCGACTGCCTTTTGTGGCAACTACATCATCAACCATTTTGTATGTGAGCTTCAGTCTTTTCTGAAGCTAGCCTGCTCTGACACCCACGTCAGCAAGCTCTTCATGCAAATCACGAGCCTCTTGATTTTGATACCACCCTTTGGCTTCATTGTTGTGACATATGTGCGCATAGGCTCGACTGTATTGCGCATCCGTTCAACACAGGGCCGTAAGAAAGCCTTCTCCACCTGTAGCTCTCACCTCACTGTGGTCAGTATCTTCTATGGAGCCATTATGATCATGTACTTGAAGCCTCAGCAGAAATCTCCTTCTGAAGAGGAAAAAATCATCTCTGTAATATATGGGGCTCTGACACCCATGCTCAACCCACTGATATATAGCTTGAGGAATAGGGACGTGAAAGGAGCATTCTGGAAAGCAGTTGGGAGAAAAATGtaa
- the LOC132581870 gene encoding olfactory receptor 13H1-like has product MGPPNETVVTKFILIGLSEDPRARAMFFGVLLVVYLISFLGNGLIIILSIADPRLHTPMYFFICILSSIDFILSNNILPEVLVNCFLSRPAVSFYKCLTQMYIGLFLVSTECVLLAIMAYDRFAAICQPLHYTQIMSWKFCITLVAVSVTFSFVVTLINVLLQPTDFCGRNIINHFACELQSFLKLACSDTRASEFFMHISSLFLLIPPFGFIVVTYGRIVWAVMLIRSKEGRKKAFSTCSSHIAVVSVFYGTIMIMYAKPQKTSLDQDKMISLTYGVLTPMLNPVIYSLRNRDVKGAFRRVFGRKRSE; this is encoded by the coding sequence ATGGGACCTCCAAACGAGACAGTGGTGACTAAATTCATCCTGATCGGGTTATCTGAAGACCCCAGAGCACGGGCCATGTTCTTTGGGGTCCTCTTGGTCGTTTATCTCATAAGCTTTCTTGGAAATGGACTCATCATCATTTTGAGTATAGCTGATCCCCGGCTCCATACGCCCatgtatttctttatttgcatCCTCTCCTCAATCGACTTCATCCTTTCCAACAATATACTTCCCGAGGTCCTGGTCAACTGCTTCCTTTCCAGGCCTGCAGTCTCCTTCTACAAATGTCTGACCCAGATGTACATTGGTCTGTTTCTTGTCTCAACAGAATGTGTCCTGCTAGCCATCATGGCATATGACCGCTTTGCAGCTATATGCCAGCCCCTTCACTACACGCAGATCATGAGCTGGAAATTTTGCATCACTTTGGTAGCTGTGTCAGTGACTTTCTCCTTTGTAGTAACCCTTATCAATGTGCTACTGCAGCCAACTGACTTCTGTGGACGAAATATCATTAACCATTTTGCATGTGAACTACAGTCGTTCCTCAAACTGGCCTGTTCTGACACACGTGCTAGCGAGTTCTTCATGCACATTTCCAGCCTTTTCCTCTTAATCCCACCCTTTGGCTTCATTGTTGTAACATATGGTCGTATCGTCTGGGCTGTAATGCTCATCCGATCCAAAGAAGGTCGGAAGAAAGCCTTCTCCACCTGCAGCTCTCACATTGCGGTGGTCAGTGTCTTTTATGGAACAATCATGATCATGTATGCGAAACCCCAAAAAACTTCTTTGGATCAAGATAAGATGATATCTTTGACGTATGGAGTCTTAACGCCCATGCTGAACCCCGTGATCTACAGCTTGAGAAATAGGGATGTAAAAGGAGCTTTCAGGAGAGTGTTTGGAAGGAAAAGGTCAGAATAA